The segment TCCGCGTATTTCGGCGTCTGATGACGATCGATCCGCGATATCGGGGGACGACCTTCGCCGGCTTCGAGGAGTCGTGCCGGAAATACCCGGACAAGACGGCGCTCATCTACCTGGGAGAACGGTTCCGCTACGCGGAGCTCCGGAGACTGGTGGACCGGTTTGCGGCCGGTCTGCTCGAGATCGGCGTGAAACCGAAGGGAAAGGTTCTCCTCTACCTGCGGAATTGCCCCCAGTGGGTCATCGCGAACTTCGCGATCAACAAGATCGGCGCCGTCGTCGTGCCGGTGTCTCCCATCTACACCTCGCACGAGCTGGAGTACATCGTGAACGACGCCGAGGTGGAAACGGTCCTCTGCCTCGACACGAATTTCATGTATGTCCGGGAGGTGATCGGCAGGACGGACCTGAAACGGGTAATCGTGACCGGGCTGGGGGATCTTCTGCCCCCCTGGAAACGGGCGTTCGGATACCTGTTCGACAAGATCCCGGCGGGAAAGGTGGAGCGGAGAGGGGAAGTCGTCTCCTTCAAGGAGGTCCTCCGGAAGAGCAAGGCGCGCCTTCCGGCGATCGAGATCAACCCCGCGGGGGACCTCGCCTATATCATGTATACCGGCGGAACGACCGGCTTCCCGAAAGGCGTCGTCGGGAACCACAGCGGCGAGGTCTCCTACATCAGGGATATCAACGACGACGTGTTCCGGGAGTACCTTTTGGAGGGGCAGAGCACGATCCTGATGGTCAACCCCCTGTTCCACATCATGGCCAAGGGGTTCGCGATCGCGACGGCGTTCAACAAGGGGAACACGCTGGTCCTGATGCCGATCCCGGAGCCCGACGCCATCCTCGACGCGATCCGGAAGTACCAGGTGGGGTGGATGCTGGGCGTTCCGTCCCTGTACCGGATCCTCCTCGAGAACGACCGGATCGACCAGTACGACCTGCGCTCCCTCCGGTACTGTTACTGCGGCGGCGACGTGCTGCCGGCGGGGGTGCTGAAGAGCTGGGAGGAGCGGTGCGGCGTGCCGATCTACCAGGTGTACGGCTCCACCGAGGTGGGGCACGTGTCGTACAGCCCCCTTGACCGGAGACCGTCTCCGAAGACGGTGGGGAAGCCGCTCCGGTCGCGGAAGTGCATCATCATCGATCCCGGGTCGACGGAGCCGGTCCCGCCGGGAGGGATCGGCGAACTCGCGGTCACTTCCGTGTTCACGCTGAAACGCTACTGGAACAAGCCGGAGGAGACGGCCCGGTCCTACGTCCCGATCGGGGGAGAGATCTTCTATCGGACCGGAGATTTCATGCGGTTCGACGAGGAAGGGGAGATCGAGTTCATCGAGCGGTCCGGCGATATCATCAAGTACAAGGGGTACCGCATCTCCGCTTCGGAGGTCGAGGCGGTGCTTCAGGATCATCACGCGGTCGTGGGAGCGTGC is part of the Deltaproteobacteria bacterium CG2_30_66_27 genome and harbors:
- a CDS encoding AMP-dependent synthetase, translated to MTIDPRYRGTTFAGFEESCRKYPDKTALIYLGERFRYAELRRLVDRFAAGLLEIGVKPKGKVLLYLRNCPQWVIANFAINKIGAVVVPVSPIYTSHELEYIVNDAEVETVLCLDTNFMYVREVIGRTDLKRVIVTGLGDLLPPWKRAFGYLFDKIPAGKVERRGEVVSFKEVLRKSKARLPAIEINPAGDLAYIMYTGGTTGFPKGVVGNHSGEVSYIRDINDDVFREYLLEGQSTILMVNPLFHIMAKGFAIATAFNKGNTLVLMPIPEPDAILDAIRKYQVGWMLGVPSLYRILLENDRIDQYDLRSLRYCYCGGDVLPAGVLKSWEERCGVPIYQVYGSTEVGHVSYSPLDRRPSPKTVGKPLRSRKCIIIDPGSTEPVPPGGIGELAVTSVFTLKRYWNKPEETARSYVPIGGEIFYRTGDFMRFDEEGEIEFIERSGDIIKYKGYRISASEVEAVLQDHHAVVGACVIGVPDEATGERLKAIVVLKQDARGVDSADLLRWCRERLVSYKVPKYIEFRDMLPKSKVGKLLRREIREEEKRKQR